From Orcinus orca chromosome 3, mOrcOrc1.1, whole genome shotgun sequence, a single genomic window includes:
- the MISP gene encoding mitotic interactor and substrate of PLK1 isoform X1, with protein sequence MSFSSLSEPRSSPPWDPLVGRDPKNMDRVTRYPIFSIPHSPRVAGMAFKGDTSYSFELVDVRSVARGWGQDEPVAWPADHEASLEMVQTGTPLSLHVFPGRLAPQLPCPEDDETEVKAYHREAGDTPPWRPRDLDWERRAVIQDQAVRKSGTVAMLRGTPDHGEPRSPGRPQSTPLEENMIDTEQIDFLAARQQFLSLEQRSAPPGAAHARAGVPRIPPPGASQASKALNGPPLVNGCVVPVKPQEKEVVTDEKRVHSLPASSGARASDDPGSWSQEGSPEPAKETPIEREIRLSQQREADLREQRGLQRAASQQELLEIPARPLLSKASPATAPRPHRGRPSLYVQRDIAQGSQREEDHRREGLQVGRASTSDWFSEGPQPILRRVHSADSILSPTPDASAASPTPEVRKVNRIPPDAYQPFLSPRTPPGGSPAFHTYRKPSGLSADEARPVGSPKATGSQRHPSGSSAKPASTKQEPPRGPLCANRGVVRWEYFRLRPLRFGVPDEPEKAEAPRVWGWEVAGAPALRLQKSQSSELLEREVESVLRREREVADERRSALYPEVFSLPPDECCDEDSRSSSRASGITDSYSVSESHFFTPIHLHSSLVWTAEASPEDAPRQRKKNEQWYAGLNPTDQVNSEVLEATRVTRHKNAMAERWEAQIYASEDED encoded by the exons atgtctttctcttccctcaGTGAGCCCAGATCTTCTCCACCCTGGGatcctctggtgggcagagacCCCAAGAACATGGACCGAGTGACCAGATACCCCATCTTCAGCATCCCCCACTCACCCCGTGTGGCCGGCATGGCCTTCAAAGGCGACACCAGCTACTCGTTTGAGCTGGTGGACGTGAGGTCCGTGGCCAGAGGCTGGGGCCAGGATGAGCCGGTGGCCTGGCCTGCTGACCACGAGGCCTCTCTGGAAATGGTGCAGACAGGGACACCCCTCAGCCTGCATGTCTTCCCCGGCCGGCTGGCCCCACAGCTGCCCTGCCCGGAGGACGATGAGACGGAGGTGAAGGCCTACCACCGGGAGGCTGGGGACACCCCGCCCTGGCGGCCACGTGACCTGGACTGGGAACGCCGGGCGGTCATTCAGGACCAGGCGGTCAGGAAGAGCGGCACGGTGGCCATGCTCCGTGGCACCCCTGACCACGGGGAGCCCAGGAGCCCCGGCCGCCCGCAGTCCACGCCGCTGGAGGAGAACATGATTGACACAGAGCAGATCGACTTCCTGGCAGCCAGGCAGCAGTTCCTGAGCCTGGAGCAGAGGAGCGCTCCACCCGGGGCAGCCCACGCCCGTGCGGGGGTTCCTCGGATCCCACCACCTGGGGCCAGCCAGGCCTCCAAGGCCCTGAACGGGCCACCCCTGGTCAATGGGTGTGTCGTCCCAGTCAAGCCTCAGGAGAAGGAGGTGGTCACGGACGAGAAGAGGGTCCACAGTTTACCCGCCAGCTCTGGTGCCCGAGCCTCGGATGACCCTGGTTCCTGGTCCCAAGAGGGGTCCCCGGAACCCGCCAAGGAGACGCCCATTGAGCGGGAGATCCGGCTGTCCCAGCAGCGGGAGGCAGACCTCCGGGAGCAGCGGGGGCTGCAACGGGCGGCCAGCCAGCAGGAGCTGCTGGAGATCCCGGCCAGGCCGCTGCTGAGCAAGGCGAGCCCGGCCACGGCCCCGCGGCCGCACAGGGGGCGCCCGTCGCTCTACGTGCAGCGGGACATTGCTCAGGGGTCGCAGCGCGAGGAGGACCACCGGCGCGAGGGCCTGCAGGTGGGCCGGGCGTCCACATCCGACTGGTTCTCCGAAGGCCCCCAGCCCATCCTCAGGAGAGTCCACAGCGCAGACTCCATCCTCAGCCCGACCCCAGATGCCAGCGCAGCCAGCCCCACACCAGAGGTGAGGAAGGTGAACCGCATCCCACCTGATGCCTACCAGCCATTCCTGAGCCCCCGGACGCCCCCGGGAGGATCCCCAGCCTTCCACACCTACCGCAAGCCCAGCGGTCTCTCTGCCGATGAGGCCAGGCCTGTGGGCTCTCCAAAGGCCACGGGGTCTCAGAGGCATCCCTCGGGATCCTCTGCAAAGCCTGCAAGCACAAAGCAGGAGCCTCCCCGGGGACCCCTGTGTGCCAACAGGGGTGTCGTGCGATGGGAGTACTTCCGCCTGCGTCCCTTGAGGTTCGGGGTCCCGGATGAGCCTGAGAAAGCTGAGGCCCCCCGAGtttggggctgggaggtggctGGGGCCCCGGCACTGAGGCTACAGAAGTCCCAGTCATCAGAGCTGCTGGAGAGGGAGGTGGAGAGTGTCCTGCGGCGGGAGCGGGAGGTGGCTGACGAGCGGCGGAGCGCTCTGTACCCTGAGGTCTTCTCCCTGCCTCCGGACGAGTGCTGTGACGAAGATTCCAGGAGCTCCTCCCGCGCATCTG GCATCACGGACAGCTACTCGGTGTCTGAGTCACACTTTTTCACCCCCATCCACCTGCACTCCAGCCTGGTGTGGACGGCAGAGGCCTCACCTGAGGATGCccccaggcagagaaagaagaatgagcaGTGG TATGCCGGCCTCAACCCCACTGACCAAGTCAACTCGGAG GTCTTGGAGGCCACACGGGTAACCCGCCACAAGAACGCCATGGCGGAGCGCTGGGAAGCCCAGATCTATGCCAGCGAGGATGAGGATTGA
- the MISP gene encoding mitotic interactor and substrate of PLK1 isoform X2, which translates to MDRVTRYPIFSIPHSPRVAGMAFKGDTSYSFELVDVRSVARGWGQDEPVAWPADHEASLEMVQTGTPLSLHVFPGRLAPQLPCPEDDETEVKAYHREAGDTPPWRPRDLDWERRAVIQDQAVRKSGTVAMLRGTPDHGEPRSPGRPQSTPLEENMIDTEQIDFLAARQQFLSLEQRSAPPGAAHARAGVPRIPPPGASQASKALNGPPLVNGCVVPVKPQEKEVVTDEKRVHSLPASSGARASDDPGSWSQEGSPEPAKETPIEREIRLSQQREADLREQRGLQRAASQQELLEIPARPLLSKASPATAPRPHRGRPSLYVQRDIAQGSQREEDHRREGLQVGRASTSDWFSEGPQPILRRVHSADSILSPTPDASAASPTPEVRKVNRIPPDAYQPFLSPRTPPGGSPAFHTYRKPSGLSADEARPVGSPKATGSQRHPSGSSAKPASTKQEPPRGPLCANRGVVRWEYFRLRPLRFGVPDEPEKAEAPRVWGWEVAGAPALRLQKSQSSELLEREVESVLRREREVADERRSALYPEVFSLPPDECCDEDSRSSSRASGITDSYSVSESHFFTPIHLHSSLVWTAEASPEDAPRQRKKNEQWYAGLNPTDQVNSEVLEATRVTRHKNAMAERWEAQIYASEDED; encoded by the exons ATGGACCGAGTGACCAGATACCCCATCTTCAGCATCCCCCACTCACCCCGTGTGGCCGGCATGGCCTTCAAAGGCGACACCAGCTACTCGTTTGAGCTGGTGGACGTGAGGTCCGTGGCCAGAGGCTGGGGCCAGGATGAGCCGGTGGCCTGGCCTGCTGACCACGAGGCCTCTCTGGAAATGGTGCAGACAGGGACACCCCTCAGCCTGCATGTCTTCCCCGGCCGGCTGGCCCCACAGCTGCCCTGCCCGGAGGACGATGAGACGGAGGTGAAGGCCTACCACCGGGAGGCTGGGGACACCCCGCCCTGGCGGCCACGTGACCTGGACTGGGAACGCCGGGCGGTCATTCAGGACCAGGCGGTCAGGAAGAGCGGCACGGTGGCCATGCTCCGTGGCACCCCTGACCACGGGGAGCCCAGGAGCCCCGGCCGCCCGCAGTCCACGCCGCTGGAGGAGAACATGATTGACACAGAGCAGATCGACTTCCTGGCAGCCAGGCAGCAGTTCCTGAGCCTGGAGCAGAGGAGCGCTCCACCCGGGGCAGCCCACGCCCGTGCGGGGGTTCCTCGGATCCCACCACCTGGGGCCAGCCAGGCCTCCAAGGCCCTGAACGGGCCACCCCTGGTCAATGGGTGTGTCGTCCCAGTCAAGCCTCAGGAGAAGGAGGTGGTCACGGACGAGAAGAGGGTCCACAGTTTACCCGCCAGCTCTGGTGCCCGAGCCTCGGATGACCCTGGTTCCTGGTCCCAAGAGGGGTCCCCGGAACCCGCCAAGGAGACGCCCATTGAGCGGGAGATCCGGCTGTCCCAGCAGCGGGAGGCAGACCTCCGGGAGCAGCGGGGGCTGCAACGGGCGGCCAGCCAGCAGGAGCTGCTGGAGATCCCGGCCAGGCCGCTGCTGAGCAAGGCGAGCCCGGCCACGGCCCCGCGGCCGCACAGGGGGCGCCCGTCGCTCTACGTGCAGCGGGACATTGCTCAGGGGTCGCAGCGCGAGGAGGACCACCGGCGCGAGGGCCTGCAGGTGGGCCGGGCGTCCACATCCGACTGGTTCTCCGAAGGCCCCCAGCCCATCCTCAGGAGAGTCCACAGCGCAGACTCCATCCTCAGCCCGACCCCAGATGCCAGCGCAGCCAGCCCCACACCAGAGGTGAGGAAGGTGAACCGCATCCCACCTGATGCCTACCAGCCATTCCTGAGCCCCCGGACGCCCCCGGGAGGATCCCCAGCCTTCCACACCTACCGCAAGCCCAGCGGTCTCTCTGCCGATGAGGCCAGGCCTGTGGGCTCTCCAAAGGCCACGGGGTCTCAGAGGCATCCCTCGGGATCCTCTGCAAAGCCTGCAAGCACAAAGCAGGAGCCTCCCCGGGGACCCCTGTGTGCCAACAGGGGTGTCGTGCGATGGGAGTACTTCCGCCTGCGTCCCTTGAGGTTCGGGGTCCCGGATGAGCCTGAGAAAGCTGAGGCCCCCCGAGtttggggctgggaggtggctGGGGCCCCGGCACTGAGGCTACAGAAGTCCCAGTCATCAGAGCTGCTGGAGAGGGAGGTGGAGAGTGTCCTGCGGCGGGAGCGGGAGGTGGCTGACGAGCGGCGGAGCGCTCTGTACCCTGAGGTCTTCTCCCTGCCTCCGGACGAGTGCTGTGACGAAGATTCCAGGAGCTCCTCCCGCGCATCTG GCATCACGGACAGCTACTCGGTGTCTGAGTCACACTTTTTCACCCCCATCCACCTGCACTCCAGCCTGGTGTGGACGGCAGAGGCCTCACCTGAGGATGCccccaggcagagaaagaagaatgagcaGTGG TATGCCGGCCTCAACCCCACTGACCAAGTCAACTCGGAG GTCTTGGAGGCCACACGGGTAACCCGCCACAAGAACGCCATGGCGGAGCGCTGGGAAGCCCAGATCTATGCCAGCGAGGATGAGGATTGA